The Helicobacter canis genomic sequence ACGCTTATAGGCGGGCTTAATGGTCCTATTATGGAGACTTTGGGGGCTGTTGCCATTGGGGTGGTGATCTTTGTGGGAGGAAGCGAGGTCATCGCTGGCAATATGACTACCGGGGAGTTTGGCTCCTTTACCACGGCACTTTTTATGCTCTATACGCCCATTAAACGCGTGATAGGGATCATCACAAGCTTTCAAGACGCGCTTGTAGGGGGTGAGCGGATCGGGCAGATCCTAGATCTGCGCCCAAGTATCATTGATGGCGATACAATCTTACAAGCCCCATTGCAAGAGCTTTCTATCAATAATGTGCATTTGCACTATGATGAGGTCGCTGCGCTAAATGGCGTGAGTCTAGCAGTAAAGCGCAATGAGATCGTAGCACTTGTAGGCAGAAGCGGCAGTGGCAAAAGCTCTCTTGTGAATATGATCTTGCGCTTGTATGATCCAAGCAGTGGAGAAATCACAATCAATGGCACCAATATCAAGCACTTCACGCAAAAAAGCCTGCGCGATCATATCACGATCGTAACGCAGCGCATTTTTATATTCCACGATACTATCGCGGCAAATGTCGCCTATGGACAGGAGATCGATGAAGCGCGCGTGATAGAGAGCCTGAAAAAGGCGCAGGCGTGGGAGTTTGTGGAAGCTTGTGAAAATGGGATTTACACAATGCTTGATGAGTTTGGCGCAAATCTTAGCGGCGGGCAGCGGCAGAGGATCGCTATTGCTAGAGCGATTTACCGCGATTGCGATGTGATCATCTTTGATGAAGCGACAAGCGCGCTAGATATACACACAGAAGAAGCCGTGCGAGAGAGCATCGATACTATCAAAAAAGATAAGATCATTATCCTAATCGCCCATCGCCCAAGCACCATCTCCCTAGCCTCGCGCGTGTA encodes the following:
- a CDS encoding ABC transporter ATP-binding protein, whose product is MKSFYARFYPYIKDYYFFFFCAICASALNAGCTASATYLVKPVLDKIFTEKDAAMLLLLPALFVATYFGKSVGAYAQNFFVNYIGLDIVRKIREDVLAHMLRLDLEFFNKMRKGELIARITNDIGLVRAAVSNYFADFMRESLTIIGLLCVVIYQNPRLAFYSLVVLPLAVLPILIIIRHLKRISRKTQEKNSDITAKISEVFNNTEIIKANNGEQIELEHYKRENHHFFKLGIKATLIGGLNGPIMETLGAVAIGVVIFVGGSEVIAGNMTTGEFGSFTTALFMLYTPIKRVIGIITSFQDALVGGERIGQILDLRPSIIDGDTILQAPLQELSINNVHLHYDEVAALNGVSLAVKRNEIVALVGRSGSGKSSLVNMILRLYDPSSGEITINGTNIKHFTQKSLRDHITIVTQRIFIFHDTIAANVAYGQEIDEARVIESLKKAQAWEFVEACENGIYTMLDEFGANLSGGQRQRIAIARAIYRDCDVIIFDEATSALDIHTEEAVRESIDTIKKDKIIILIAHRPSTISLASRVYCLDNGIITDITTPQGFLARDEAPHNA